A window from Littorina saxatilis isolate snail1 linkage group LG9, US_GU_Lsax_2.0, whole genome shotgun sequence encodes these proteins:
- the LOC138976830 gene encoding dCTP pyrophosphatase 1-like, which yields MADKETPPAKSARVEENSTNNSEKSAFKFTEGLTFEQLRAKQVHFIDERNWDQFHSPRNVLLAMVGEVGELAEIFQWKGEVTEGVPELTAKEKDHLGQEMSDVLLYLVDLANKCHVDLPSAVLAKMQHNAKKYPKDKAFGRADKYTDL from the exons ATGGCAGATAAGGAAACCCCACCAGCAAAATCGGCAAGAGTGGAAGAGAATTCCACCAATAACTCAGAGAAATCGGCGTTTAAATTCACTGAGGGACTTACATTTGAGCAACT GAGAGCGAAGCAGGTTCACTTCATTGACGAGAGGAACTGGGACCAGTTTCATTCTCCGCGCAACGTGCTGCTGGCCATggtgggggaggtgggggagCTGGCTGAAATCTT CCAGTGGAAAGGTGAAGTTACGGAAGGTGTGCCAG AGTTGACAGCCAAAGAGAAAGATCACCTGGGCCAGGAGATGAGTGATGTTCTTCTCTACCTGGTCGACTTGGCCAACAAATGTCACGTCGACCTTCCCAGCGCTGTGCTTGCCAAGATGCAGCACAACGCCAAGAAATATCCCAAGGACAAAGCTTTCGGACGTGCCGATAAATACACCGACTTGTGA